The Coffea arabica cultivar ET-39 chromosome 3c, Coffea Arabica ET-39 HiFi, whole genome shotgun sequence genome contains a region encoding:
- the LOC113733973 gene encoding small ribosomal subunit protein eS21y: MQNEEGQNMDLYIPRKCSATNRLITSKDHASVQVNVGHLDERGIYTGNFSTFALCGFVRAQGDADSALDRLWQKKKVEARQQ, translated from the exons ATGCAGAACGAGGAAGGACAGAACATGGATCTTTACATCCCAAGGAAATG TTCCGCTACAAATAGGTTGATCACCTCAAAGGATCATGCCTCTGTTCAGGTCAACGTTGGGCATTTGGATGAGAGGGGCATCTACACTGGCAACTTCTCTACTTTTGCTCTCTGTGGTTTTGTTCGTGCCCAG GGTGACGCTGACAGTGCCCTTGATCGTCTTTGGCAAAAGAAGAAAGTTGAAGCTCGTCAACAGTAG